In Streptomyces chartreusis NRRL 3882, the following are encoded in one genomic region:
- a CDS encoding enoyl-CoA hydratase/isomerase family protein, which produces MSRVLVSADKDSGVAVVTLNRPDRLNAVDLEMAGDLARVWQELRFDDSVRAVVLTGAGERAFCTGIDRDAVVPQPNSPYAQDDPLLGIGPKANDLWKPVVAAVRGMACGGAFYLLGEAEFLVADTTAAFFDPHTAYGMVSAYESVLMAQRMPYGEVARMALMGTAERISARRAYEVGLVSELVAEGEALGAARVCATVLAGFPTEAVQGTVRALWAASEAGRSRGFAQAPHLIALGNATGEEQARLFAGRRREYRLR; this is translated from the coding sequence ATGAGCAGGGTGCTGGTCAGCGCCGACAAGGACAGCGGGGTCGCCGTCGTCACCCTGAACCGGCCCGACCGGCTCAACGCCGTCGACCTGGAGATGGCCGGTGATCTCGCCCGGGTCTGGCAGGAGTTGCGGTTCGACGACTCCGTGCGGGCCGTCGTCCTCACCGGTGCCGGTGAGCGCGCCTTCTGCACGGGCATCGACCGGGACGCCGTCGTACCGCAGCCGAACTCGCCGTACGCGCAGGACGATCCGCTGCTCGGCATCGGGCCGAAGGCGAACGACCTGTGGAAGCCGGTCGTCGCCGCCGTCCGCGGAATGGCCTGCGGGGGTGCCTTCTACCTGCTCGGGGAGGCGGAGTTCCTGGTCGCCGACACCACCGCCGCCTTCTTCGACCCGCACACCGCCTACGGCATGGTCAGCGCCTACGAGTCCGTCCTCATGGCGCAGCGCATGCCGTACGGGGAGGTCGCGCGGATGGCGTTGATGGGCACGGCGGAGCGGATCTCCGCGCGGCGGGCGTACGAAGTGGGTCTGGTGTCCGAACTCGTGGCGGAGGGCGAGGCGTTGGGGGCGGCGCGGGTGTGCGCCACCGTCCTCGCCGGGTTCCCGACCGAGGCCGTGCAGGGGACCGTGCGGGCGCTGTGGGCCGCGAGTGAGGCGGGGCGGTCCCGGGGGTTCGCGCAGGCGCCGCATCTGATCGCGCTCGGGAACGCGACGGGTGAGGAACAGGCCCGGCTGTTCGCGGGGCGACGGCGTGAGTACCGGTTGCGTTGA
- a CDS encoding Zn-ribbon domain-containing OB-fold protein: MLRPVTDTDGAPFWEYAARGELRVQACAGCGELRFPPRPCCPHCQSFEGEWRRMSGRGRVWSYVVPHPPLLPGYAELAPYNVVVVELDEAPRIRLVGNLVAGPGEPLGSLAADRLRIGARVRAVFDDGLPRWVPERS; this comes from the coding sequence ATGCTGCGTCCCGTCACCGACACCGACGGCGCCCCCTTCTGGGAGTACGCCGCCCGGGGCGAGCTCCGCGTCCAGGCCTGCGCCGGCTGCGGTGAGCTCCGTTTCCCGCCGCGGCCCTGCTGCCCGCACTGCCAGTCCTTCGAGGGCGAGTGGCGCCGGATGTCCGGCCGGGGCCGCGTCTGGTCCTACGTCGTTCCGCATCCGCCGCTGCTGCCCGGCTATGCCGAACTGGCGCCGTACAACGTGGTGGTCGTCGAACTCGACGAGGCGCCGCGCATCCGGCTCGTCGGCAACCTCGTCGCCGGTCCCGGTGAGCCGCTCGGCTCCCTTGCGGCGGACCGCCTGAGGATCGGCGCCCGGGTGCGGGCCGTCTTCGACGACGGGCTTCCCCGGTGGGTTCCGGAGCGGTCATGA
- a CDS encoding lipid-transfer protein: MAAGSGGIKDATAIVGIGQTPFAKRLPEDERTLACRAVLAALDDAGIAPGEVDALASYTMEETDEVELAKACGFGDLTFFSKVGYGGGGSCATVAHLAAAVATGQASVGVAWRSRKRGSGPRPWTNTAVQLPTPAQWTRPFGLLRPVDEIAMLARRYMHEYGATRDHLFNVALACRNRANQNPAAIMYDRPLTREMYMTSRWISEPLCLFDNCLETDGALACVVVSAERARDCRRKPVYVHSAAQSLPAQHHGMVNYWNDDPLTGPAWTAARHLWKHSDLTPQDVDVAQIYDAFTPLVLLSLEGYGFCGRGEGGAFTEGGALEIGGPLPVNTGGGGLSEAYVHGFNLVNEGVKQLRGTSTAQVPGASACLVTAGEGVPTSAVLLRS; the protein is encoded by the coding sequence ATGGCAGCAGGATCGGGCGGCATCAAGGACGCCACCGCCATCGTCGGCATAGGCCAGACGCCCTTCGCCAAGCGGCTCCCCGAGGACGAGCGCACCCTCGCCTGCCGTGCCGTCCTGGCCGCCCTCGACGACGCCGGGATCGCGCCCGGCGAGGTCGACGCCCTCGCCTCCTACACCATGGAGGAGACCGACGAGGTGGAGCTGGCGAAGGCCTGCGGCTTCGGTGACCTCACCTTCTTCAGCAAGGTCGGCTACGGGGGCGGCGGTTCCTGTGCGACCGTGGCCCATCTCGCCGCCGCCGTCGCCACCGGGCAGGCGAGCGTCGGCGTCGCCTGGCGGTCGCGCAAGCGGGGCAGCGGGCCCCGGCCCTGGACGAACACCGCCGTCCAGCTGCCGACCCCGGCCCAGTGGACCCGGCCGTTCGGGCTGCTCAGGCCGGTCGACGAGATCGCGATGCTCGCCCGGCGCTACATGCACGAGTACGGGGCCACCCGGGACCACCTGTTCAACGTCGCCCTGGCCTGCCGGAACCGGGCCAACCAGAACCCGGCCGCGATCATGTACGACCGGCCCCTGACCCGCGAGATGTACATGACGTCCCGGTGGATCAGCGAACCCCTGTGCCTCTTCGACAACTGCCTGGAGACGGACGGGGCACTGGCCTGCGTCGTCGTCTCCGCCGAGCGCGCCCGGGACTGCCGCCGCAAGCCCGTCTACGTCCACTCCGCCGCGCAGTCGCTCCCGGCCCAGCACCACGGCATGGTCAACTACTGGAACGACGACCCCCTCACCGGCCCGGCCTGGACCGCCGCCCGGCATCTGTGGAAGCACTCCGACCTGACGCCGCAGGACGTGGACGTCGCCCAGATCTACGACGCCTTCACCCCCCTGGTCCTGCTGTCCCTGGAGGGCTACGGCTTCTGCGGGCGGGGCGAGGGCGGGGCGTTCACCGAGGGCGGGGCGCTGGAGATCGGCGGGCCGCTGCCCGTGAACACCGGCGGGGGCGGCCTGTCCGAGGCCTATGTGCACGGCTTCAACCTCGTCAACGAAGGGGTGAAGCAGTTGCGCGGGACCAGTACCGCGCAGGTCCCGGGCGCCTCGGCCTGCCTGGTCACCGCGGGCGAGGGCGTCCCGACCTCCGCTGTGCTGCTGAGGAGTTGA